Below is a window of Bradyrhizobium sp. SZCCHNS1050 DNA.
CTGGCCGCCCAGGGTCACCTGGCCGGGATTTGCGAGCATCGCGGCGATGTCGTTCTGTACGGCGTGGAGATCGGTCGTGTAGCTGCCGAGGAACGGGTTCGAGTTGCCGCTGCCTGCCTGCGTGAACAGGCCGAGCGAGGCGCGCACCGCATCGTTGAACACCACGCCGGCTTGGACGAGGTCGGTCGACATCTTGAGCGCTGAGGCGCGCACCAGCAGGTTCGACGTTCCGTTGGCCAGCGCCGTCGGGTTGAAGGTGTTATTCGCCATAGATCATCTCTCCCCAAGTTCATCCGACGCCCGGCAGGGCCCCGTACCGAAACTGGCCGGACGATGCGGAAGCGCATCGGCCCTGCGTCGGACGTGCTGCGCCGCGCCTCACGCCCGTGCGCCGCTGTGTCGCGCGCTTTTCTGACGCGCGCTACTTTGTCGCACCTCGCTATATGCTCGGAGCAATCGGGCCAAAAAAGGCGTGGGGGAGTCCGCAAATATGTTGTTCTCGGGACATCGCGGATCTGTGACAGATGCGCCGCGATCGCGTGCCAAGTGATTGATTTCTGGCGGCAAGCAGCAAATGCGGGGTGCGGCGATCGGGCGCGAATTGCATGTTGTCGTCAAGATGCTGCCTGCATCTCGCCGGTGAGTGGCCGGTCTCCGGAGATCAGACGCAGGGTTGGTCTGATGCGCTCGAGGTTGCCCGGCGACACGGGCGCGCGGCATTGTCGCAGCGCGATCGCTGGAAAAACGCCACGATGGATCGTCTGTCCGGGGGAGTGAGAGGCGAAGGCGCCTGGGCGTATCGGCCGACCTCGCCGTGCGCCGTTCAGGACGGCGGCGCGGCCTGACGCTGTGCCAGGAGCGCAGTCCTGATCTTCTGCAGCAGTGTAGTGTAGAGCTGATTCCAGGCCGGGTCATTCTGCCCGTTCGCGTCCAGCCCTTGCTTGGTCAGGCCCAGGCTGATCCGGTAGACGGCGAGCGCGCCGTCGATGTTGCCGAGTGGAATGAAGGCATCGCCCAGACTCTGGTAGGAATTTGCAAGCGCCTGCTGCAGCGACGGATCGTTGGCGACCGTGTTGGCGAGGTGGGTGATCAGCGCGGTATTGGCGCGACGCTGCTCGAAGGCTTCGGCATGGCGGCCCTGGGCGGCGAGCACGTCCGCCAGCAGAGCGTGGCACCAGGCGAGGTCGCGCTCAAAGCTGAGATTGCCGCGGTGAGCTGCGGTCAGCTTCCGGATGATGGCGAGGCTGGCGGAATAGGCGGCATGCGCAGCCTCGAGGTTTCGCTGAACGAACAACACGGCGCCAATGCGGTTCAAGGCGACCGAGAGGTTGCGTTGAAACCCGGCGTCGTCCGGATTGGCTACGGTCAGGTACCTGACGATGGCGATGCTCTGCTTGTAGTTCTGCAGCGCGCCCATGAGATCGCTCGCGGTGGCTGCGCGATCGCCTTCCGCGATGCCGGCGGCAGCCTGATCCAGCAGCCTGCCGGCGGCGACCGTGACGCCGACTGCAAGGCCCCCGCGGGCAACGTCGCCGCACGGTTGCGCCAGCAGTGCTGCGAGCGCGACCGGTTCGTCGCTCTCCACGGATTCCGGCGCCGACTCTGCCCTCGAGGTTCGATGCCGATCAAAGGGCGCAGGCGCCGCCTGCTGCTGAGAGGTGCGCGGTTGCGGATGCAATCCCTGTCCGAAGCCGGGAATTCGGCGCAACATGCCCTCGACCTGCGCGGCCGTGATCAGGCGCGTGCACTCGAACTGTCGGGACGTGCCCTGCCATCGCGGGCACCACAGAAAGTCCTCATGGTCGAAGCGATGACTGGCATCATTCCAGCAACTGTTGCAGGCGTGATGGTTGATGACCCGATAGGGGGTCGCAAACTCGTTGGTGGGGTGGGTGAAGCCGCTGATCAGCACGACCGGAGTGCCGACCGCCCAGGCCAGCCATGACAACCCCGAGGAAAGGCCGATGAAGAACGCGGCGTGCTTGAGCCAGCGGGCGCGCTCGGGCAGCGGCCGGTCGCCGGTCTGATCCTCGGCTGCGGCGGGAATTTGCGTCCGGTAGGCGCCGTGGCTGCGCTCCGCGGTCTGATCGATGCAGATCACGCGATAGCCGGTCTCGCGGAGGAAGGCCACGATGCTCTGCCAGCCCTCAGGATTGTTCCAGTGCTTGCACGCGGTCGTTGCTTGCATGGCGATGCAGACATAGGGGTCCTCGATGGGACGGCTGTCTTCGCTCAACGCGACGCGAGGTGGACGCTCGGCCGGATCCACGCCGAGAATGTGAGCTGCGGTCCGATGCAGGCCGACCTGCCTGAAATCATAGGGCTGATGGACCAGCTCGGCATCGTCGAAGAACAGCCCGACCGAGTAGGTTGCGTAGTATCGCTCCGGCTGGACCGTCTCGTGGCTGAGGAATGCGATGTCAGGGTAGGCGTCGCGGAACAGCGGGATCAGCGGCTCGCCCATCGCACAGCTCAGGCGGCACCGATGCAGGTCCTTGAACTTCACTGCATAGCTCATCCAGCCGATGATGTCGCCGATCGTGCCGACCGGGAATTGGATCAGGACGTCGCGGTCGGTGGCGTCATAGTCGTGGCACAGCAGCAGCTCGGGCCCTGACCACACTTCGAGCCTGAACGGGACAAAGTAGCGTTTGCTGCTGTTGACGTGCCCAGAACGCAGGTCGATGTCGAACAGGACGTTGGCGGTCTCGAGATCGCTCAATCGGACGTGCCAGGCGTGTCCGGTGTCGGGCAGCATGACACGACAGCCGTCGTTGAAGTCGAAGCGCAGCCCCTGGGGACCCTCCTGGGTCGGCACGGCCGCTGGCGGCGGCAGTCGCGGCTTTCGTGCGTGATCAGACGCCTCGGTGCGGGCGCCGGGCTGGGCGGACGGTAACGCACTTGCCGGCACCATCGCCGGGTCTGAGGTGCGGGGAAAATTTGCAACGTTCATGTCGAGGTGCCGACGCGGTCTGCGTTCATTCGTGAGCGATGACGCCGACCGCGGCCGTTCGGTCTTGTTACTCCACGAAGGCGCGGCGCCACTGATCGAGAACCGGCTTCATCAGATAGCTGAGCATCGTCCGGCTGCCGGTTTGAACGTAGACTTCGGCCTGCATGCCGGGCATCAGGTTGACGTTGCCGAGCCGCTTGCGCTCCTCGTCGGACAGCGTGATCCTGACCGTGTAGAAGGTGGAGCCGGTTCGCGGGTCATTGGTGATATCAGGCGACACGAACGAGACCTGGCCGCTCAATTTCGGCGTGGTGCGCTGGTTGAAGGCGTTGAAGTGGACCATCGCATCCTGCCCGGTGTGAACGTGATCGATATCCTTGGGCTGGACGTGCCCTTCGACCTGCAGTTCGTCCGAATCGGGGACCAGCTCCATGACGGTCTCACCCGGCTTGATGACGCCGCCGATGGTGTGGATCGCGAGCTGGTGGATGGTGCCGGAGTTCGGCGCGCGCATCTCGATGCGATCGAGCTGGTCGCGCGCGGCGACGCCCTTCTCGACCAGATCGCCTTCCTTGGCCTGGGACTCGCTGAGGTCCTTGACCACCTCACTGCGGAAATCCTGATCGATCTTGACGGTCTGGAGCTCGGCTTCGCTGATCTTGGACCTCGTCTCCGCCACGCTGGACACCAGCTGGCCGCGTTCACCGTCGATCCGAGCGGCTTCCCGCTGCAGCGTGGTCAGTCGCGTCAGCGGAACGAGCCGCTTGTCATAGAGCTCCTGCACGCCGGCCAACTCGCCCTTGATCAGCTCGATCTGCTTGTTCTTGGATTCGAGCTGAGACTCCATGCCGCTGATTTCGTTGTTCAGCTGGACGATGCGGCCCTGCAGCAGCTCTTTCTGGCTCTTGCGGGTCGTGGCACGGGCCTTGAACAGCGCGTTCTCCGACGCGATCACGGTGCGGACGTTCGGATCGTCCTGACGTGAGGTCAGAGTGGACGGATAGTCCGGCTGATCGAGACCGTCACGCTCGGCCGAGAGCCGCGCAATCTTGGCGCGCTGCTCGTTCAATTGCTTGGTGATCGCCTGGAGCTGGGCCTGGCTCTGCGTAGCGTCGAGCCGCACGAGCAGATCGCCCGCCGCGACGCGCTTGCCGTTGTCGACCTTGATTTCCGCGACAATGCCGCCGGTCGGATGCTGAATGGCCTTCACGTTGGATTGCACCACGAGATTGCCGGGAACCACGATCGCGCCGGCGAGCGGCACGAGGGTCAGCCAGCCGCCGCCGAGAACGCCGGCGACAAGCAGCACCCGCAAGCCGAGACGCAACTCGTTCTCGAACATGCGGCTGACGCGCGGCACCAGCGATTCGTCCGAACCGTCGTCGAGATCGGCCGCCGTTCCTTGCGTCGCAATGAAGGTCATGCCGGTGGTCAAGGCCGTACCGGCGGTACCGACCAGGCGGCCGACACGGGTTTGCGGAACGGCAGGCGCATGCGCCAGACGGGCGGGAAGGTTCTGCTGCCCGACCGCGCGCGGCGCGCCGACGCCGAAATTGCCGTCGCGTCGTGCATCCTGCAGGTCGAGCAGGGGCGCCGAATTGCTGCCCGCCATGCGCGCGGGCGGATGGCGCGGCGGCGGCGACAGCTCCGGCTCGTTGCCGCGCATCGGTGCGGGCTGCTGCCAGTCCATCTCGCGGATGCCTTCACCCCGGCGTGTCCGGGGCGCCTGGGCGCCGAGACCGAACAGCGACAGCGACGCACCGAGGGCGCGGCCCATGGTGCTGCCCTTCTTCTTCGAACGCGGCTTTGGCCTGCCTGGCGACGGTGGCGGACGCCGTCGCTTCTTGCCGCCGTCCCGTGTGCCGTGGCGCTGCCGCGGGTCCTCGTCGGAGCCGTCGTCGAATGCGCCCTGCAGCCGCTGCAGCTCGAGAATCAATGCATCGCCCTGCGGACCGACCGCGCGAGTCTTCGGTCGCACATAATCGTCGTCGTCGAACGGCCTGAAGTCGTTGATGTGTTTCATTGATCAAGCGCTTTCTGCTGGGGCGGCGCGACGAAGCGAGCGGGCGTTCGGATTTGGCGCCGCTGCGGGAGCAGCAACCCTGGGCGGAGCGGGGGCATGCGCGACGGCGGGTCCCGCGG
It encodes the following:
- a CDS encoding HlyD family type I secretion periplasmic adaptor subunit, with translation MKHINDFRPFDDDDYVRPKTRAVGPQGDALILELQRLQGAFDDGSDEDPRQRHGTRDGGKKRRRPPPSPGRPKPRSKKKGSTMGRALGASLSLFGLGAQAPRTRRGEGIREMDWQQPAPMRGNEPELSPPPRHPPARMAGSNSAPLLDLQDARRDGNFGVGAPRAVGQQNLPARLAHAPAVPQTRVGRLVGTAGTALTTGMTFIATQGTAADLDDGSDESLVPRVSRMFENELRLGLRVLLVAGVLGGGWLTLVPLAGAIVVPGNLVVQSNVKAIQHPTGGIVAEIKVDNGKRVAAGDLLVRLDATQSQAQLQAITKQLNEQRAKIARLSAERDGLDQPDYPSTLTSRQDDPNVRTVIASENALFKARATTRKSQKELLQGRIVQLNNEISGMESQLESKNKQIELIKGELAGVQELYDKRLVPLTRLTTLQREAARIDGERGQLVSSVAETRSKISEAELQTVKIDQDFRSEVVKDLSESQAKEGDLVEKGVAARDQLDRIEMRAPNSGTIHQLAIHTIGGVIKPGETVMELVPDSDELQVEGHVQPKDIDHVHTGQDAMVHFNAFNQRTTPKLSGQVSFVSPDITNDPRTGSTFYTVRITLSDEERKRLGNVNLMPGMQAEVYVQTGSRTMLSYLMKPVLDQWRRAFVE
- a CDS encoding autotransporter strand-loop-strand O-heptosyltransferase, with product MNVANFPRTSDPAMVPASALPSAQPGARTEASDHARKPRLPPPAAVPTQEGPQGLRFDFNDGCRVMLPDTGHAWHVRLSDLETANVLFDIDLRSGHVNSSKRYFVPFRLEVWSGPELLLCHDYDATDRDVLIQFPVGTIGDIIGWMSYAVKFKDLHRCRLSCAMGEPLIPLFRDAYPDIAFLSHETVQPERYYATYSVGLFFDDAELVHQPYDFRQVGLHRTAAHILGVDPAERPPRVALSEDSRPIEDPYVCIAMQATTACKHWNNPEGWQSIVAFLRETGYRVICIDQTAERSHGAYRTQIPAAAEDQTGDRPLPERARWLKHAAFFIGLSSGLSWLAWAVGTPVVLISGFTHPTNEFATPYRVINHHACNSCWNDASHRFDHEDFLWCPRWQGTSRQFECTRLITAAQVEGMLRRIPGFGQGLHPQPRTSQQQAAPAPFDRHRTSRAESAPESVESDEPVALAALLAQPCGDVARGGLAVGVTVAAGRLLDQAAAGIAEGDRAATASDLMGALQNYKQSIAIVRYLTVANPDDAGFQRNLSVALNRIGAVLFVQRNLEAAHAAYSASLAIIRKLTAAHRGNLSFERDLAWCHALLADVLAAQGRHAEAFEQRRANTALITHLANTVANDPSLQQALANSYQSLGDAFIPLGNIDGALAVYRISLGLTKQGLDANGQNDPAWNQLYTTLLQKIRTALLAQRQAAPPS